One stretch of Saccharomonospora xinjiangensis XJ-54 DNA includes these proteins:
- a CDS encoding ThuA domain-containing protein produces the protein MGRRRLSALPRNRRARPTPLRRTTAIAAGMALVFGLASAPGQHAAAREPEKAAPAGDAARTAEAAASVLLFHGAADKQDDPVERAAQVIGELGAANDIEVDVTTDPADFMRENLRDYRGVVFLSAKESELDSAQESALREYIRGGGGFLGIRDAAKAQERSEWFTGLVGARPAGARPTPAEIANVAASGENPPNETAAHAVDGKDNTKWLAFDDSAWLSVELAEPTAVSHYALVSANDFPGRDPKDWVLQGSDDGQTWTDLDTRLGEDFPDRFQPKQYRFDNETAYAHYRLNITANDGESATQLAEFELYTGDETAPEEPKAQEAVVSVVDRQHPANKGLPLTWKRTDTWLNWETNPVGKVHTVAQVQEHTYDPGNTANGPFHPISWCHDYDGGRSFYTAMGGTTQSYDDRNLRGHLLGALEWTTGLVRGDCKATIASNYKVERLTGENLPGRLDQIGEPHGLSIADDGTVFYIGKAACATGPIPNWEDENVGLGCGTIHQWDPETKRVKLLATLDVFGNRGSGDELVKAEEGLVGMELDPGFASNGWLYVYWMPYESIDTENRIGQRTISRFTYDHATATIGLDSRKDLLSWDTQIHSCCHAGGGMAFDDDGNLYVATGDSNSSQGSDGYSGNNWAKEYKGVSFQDARRTSGNTNDLNGKILRIHPEADGTYTIPEGNLFPEADDPGDKTRPEIYVMGVRNPARIQIDAKHDWLTAAWVGPDAFEPNPELGPAKYENATIITSAGNQGWPYCMGNRQPYRDRSNEDASVLTGWYDCDDPKNTSPRNTGLEDLPPVRDNMIWYSPQGGNPVFPERQDGSGVPTYELDDATYTWPYLKGGGQAIMSGPTYYSSEVDSESGVAWPSYWDGKWFIGDQSNANNRIAVTVDPATVDDAAPPPFAEDLRKIIPGGGKSDQVQSWMDAEFGPDGALYLLDYAGGFFSLHSNQKLVRVTYHGGPATPAPTARAYAVQNKPLTMAFTGTRSGGVSYRWDFGDGSTSTEADPRHTYAEAGTYTATLVVTYADGEKATVTTDVAVGCAVPDSGRTVRFRDEDTGVTNHTAKGGCTVDDLIDDESTWPDNAAFVAHVRDVTKKLQQDGVLTRTEASTLVRAARNSGIGGAGDQGYEAIFDGTPQSLEGWRQAPGGEFELRPDGSLRADGGLGMLWYAAKPFGDFSLKLQFRDVAPGDHRANSGVFVRFPDPRTPLSERPATSCGTRGSARDSQAWVAIYCGHEIQIYDGESGEPQKTGSVYNFDEVYHGRAGVTPKQQWNDYEIRVEGQHYTIIRNGKVINEFDNVPGKQSFRSGDPATDLRQFVEGYVGLQNHGGDDVIEFRDVRVRQL, from the coding sequence ATGGGTCGAAGGAGATTGTCAGCTCTACCCCGTAACAGGCGTGCGAGACCGACGCCGTTACGGCGCACGACGGCCATCGCCGCGGGTATGGCCCTGGTTTTCGGACTCGCGTCGGCGCCGGGGCAGCACGCGGCCGCGCGCGAGCCCGAGAAAGCCGCCCCCGCAGGCGATGCGGCCCGCACCGCCGAGGCGGCGGCGTCGGTGCTGCTCTTCCACGGTGCCGCCGACAAGCAGGACGACCCCGTGGAACGGGCGGCACAGGTCATCGGCGAGCTGGGTGCGGCCAACGACATCGAGGTGGACGTCACGACCGATCCTGCCGACTTCATGCGCGAAAACCTCAGGGACTATCGCGGTGTGGTTTTCCTGTCGGCTAAAGAGTCCGAATTGGACTCCGCTCAGGAGTCGGCATTGCGGGAGTACATCCGTGGCGGTGGCGGGTTCCTCGGCATCCGCGACGCGGCGAAGGCACAGGAACGCTCCGAGTGGTTCACCGGCCTCGTCGGTGCCCGCCCCGCGGGTGCCCGTCCGACTCCCGCCGAGATCGCGAATGTGGCGGCGAGTGGGGAGAACCCGCCCAACGAGACAGCCGCACACGCGGTGGACGGCAAGGACAACACCAAATGGCTGGCCTTTGACGACTCGGCGTGGCTGAGCGTCGAACTCGCCGAGCCGACGGCCGTGTCGCACTACGCGCTCGTGTCGGCCAACGACTTCCCAGGAAGGGACCCGAAGGACTGGGTGCTCCAGGGCTCCGACGACGGGCAGACCTGGACGGATCTCGACACCAGGTTAGGGGAGGACTTCCCCGACCGGTTCCAGCCGAAGCAGTACCGCTTCGACAACGAGACCGCCTACGCCCACTACCGGCTGAACATCACGGCCAACGACGGCGAGAGCGCCACCCAGCTCGCGGAGTTCGAGCTCTACACCGGTGACGAGACCGCACCCGAGGAGCCGAAGGCGCAGGAGGCCGTGGTCAGCGTCGTGGACAGGCAGCATCCGGCGAACAAGGGGCTGCCGCTGACGTGGAAGCGCACCGATACGTGGCTGAACTGGGAGACGAACCCCGTCGGCAAGGTTCACACCGTCGCGCAGGTCCAGGAGCACACCTACGATCCGGGCAACACCGCCAACGGGCCCTTCCATCCGATCTCGTGGTGTCACGACTACGACGGCGGCCGGTCGTTCTACACGGCGATGGGTGGCACGACCCAGAGCTACGACGACCGGAACCTGCGGGGCCATCTGCTCGGTGCGCTTGAGTGGACGACCGGGCTCGTGCGAGGGGACTGCAAGGCCACCATCGCGTCGAACTACAAGGTCGAGCGCCTGACCGGGGAGAACCTGCCGGGACGGCTCGATCAGATCGGTGAGCCGCACGGGCTGAGCATCGCCGACGACGGCACGGTCTTCTACATCGGGAAGGCGGCGTGCGCGACGGGACCGATCCCGAACTGGGAGGACGAGAACGTCGGTCTCGGGTGCGGCACCATCCACCAGTGGGACCCGGAGACCAAGCGCGTGAAGCTGCTCGCCACCCTCGACGTGTTCGGCAACCGGGGCAGCGGTGACGAGCTGGTGAAGGCCGAGGAAGGTCTGGTCGGCATGGAACTCGACCCCGGCTTCGCGTCCAACGGCTGGCTGTACGTGTATTGGATGCCGTACGAGTCGATCGACACGGAGAACCGGATCGGCCAGCGCACGATCTCGCGGTTCACCTACGACCACGCCACCGCCACCATCGGCCTCGACAGCCGCAAGGATCTGCTGTCGTGGGACACGCAGATCCACTCGTGCTGCCACGCGGGCGGGGGCATGGCGTTCGACGACGACGGCAACCTCTACGTCGCCACGGGCGACAGCAACTCCTCGCAGGGGTCGGACGGATACTCCGGCAACAACTGGGCCAAGGAGTACAAGGGTGTGTCCTTCCAGGACGCCCGCCGCACCTCCGGTAACACCAACGACCTCAACGGCAAGATCCTGCGCATCCACCCCGAGGCCGACGGCACGTACACGATCCCCGAGGGCAACCTGTTCCCCGAGGCCGACGATCCCGGAGACAAGACCCGTCCCGAGATCTACGTCATGGGTGTGCGCAACCCGGCCCGCATCCAGATCGACGCCAAGCACGACTGGTTGACCGCGGCCTGGGTCGGCCCCGACGCGTTCGAGCCGAATCCCGAGCTGGGGCCCGCGAAGTACGAGAACGCCACCATCATCACGTCCGCGGGCAATCAGGGCTGGCCGTACTGCATGGGCAACCGGCAGCCCTACCGCGACCGCAGCAACGAGGACGCGAGTGTGCTGACGGGCTGGTACGACTGCGACGACCCGAAGAACACCTCGCCTCGCAACACCGGTCTCGAAGACCTGCCACCGGTGCGCGACAACATGATCTGGTACTCGCCGCAGGGAGGAAACCCGGTCTTCCCCGAGCGCCAGGACGGCAGCGGTGTGCCGACCTACGAACTGGACGACGCCACGTACACGTGGCCGTACCTCAAGGGCGGTGGGCAGGCGATCATGTCCGGACCCACCTACTACAGCTCCGAAGTGGACAGCGAAAGCGGAGTGGCATGGCCGTCGTACTGGGACGGCAAGTGGTTCATCGGTGACCAGTCCAACGCGAACAACCGCATCGCGGTGACCGTCGATCCGGCGACGGTGGACGACGCGGCACCGCCGCCGTTCGCCGAGGACCTCCGCAAGATCATCCCTGGTGGCGGGAAGTCCGATCAGGTGCAGAGCTGGATGGACGCCGAGTTCGGTCCCGACGGAGCGCTGTACCTGCTCGACTACGCCGGTGGGTTCTTCAGCCTGCACAGCAACCAGAAACTCGTGCGGGTGACCTATCACGGCGGCCCGGCGACACCCGCTCCGACGGCGCGGGCCTACGCGGTGCAGAACAAGCCGTTGACGATGGCGTTCACCGGAACCCGCTCCGGCGGGGTGTCCTACCGGTGGGACTTCGGCGACGGCAGCACCTCCACCGAGGCCGACCCGAGGCACACCTACGCGGAGGCGGGCACCTACACCGCGACCCTGGTGGTGACCTACGCCGACGGCGAGAAGGCCACGGTGACGACCGACGTGGCCGTGGGGTGCGCGGTGCCGGACTCGGGTCGCACGGTGCGGTTCCGCGACGAGGACACCGGTGTCACCAACCACACGGCCAAGGGTGGCTGCACGGTGGACGATCTGATCGACGACGAGAGCACCTGGCCGGACAACGCGGCGTTCGTCGCGCACGTCAGGGACGTCACCAAGAAGCTGCAACAGGACGGCGTCCTCACCCGGACCGAGGCGAGCACCCTGGTCAGGGCGGCGAGGAACTCCGGCATCGGCGGTGCCGGTGACCAGGGGTACGAGGCGATCTTCGACGGGACCCCGCAGTCACTGGAAGGCTGGCGGCAGGCACCCGGCGGCGAGTTCGAACTACGGCCCGACGGATCGCTGCGCGCCGACGGCGGGCTCGGCATGCTGTGGTACGCGGCGAAGCCGTTCGGCGACTTCTCGCTGAAACTCCAGTTCAGGGACGTCGCACCCGGCGACCACCGGGCCAACAGCGGTGTGTTCGTGCGCTTCCCCGACCCGAGAACGCCACTGTCCGAGCGTCCCGCGACGAGTTGCGGAACGCGCGGCTCGGCACGGGACTCGCAAGCGTGGGTCGCGATCTACTGTGGACACGAGATCCAGATCTACGACGGCGAGTCGGGCGAGCCGCAGAAGACCGGTTCGGTCTACAACTTCGACGAGGTTTACCACGGGCGGGCAGGGGTGACGCCCAAGCAGCAGTGGAACGACTACGAGATCCGCGTCGAGGGGCAGCACTACACGATCATCCGCAACGGCAAGGTGATCAACGAGTTCGACAACGTCCCCGGCAAGCAGTCGTTCCGCAGCGGTGACCCCGCGACGGATCTGCGCCAGTTCGTCGAGGGCTACGTCGGGCTTCAGAACCACGGTGGCGACGATGTGATCGAGTTCCGCGACGTCCGGGTGCGGCAGCTGTGA
- a CDS encoding DUF2382 domain-containing protein, with the protein MATTLRPEELVDNSVVDAEGRKIGRVGTVYLSDDSREPEWVTVRTGLFGQKESFVPLQGAHVESDGVHVVVSKDQVSDAPRTDTDSDLSGEESAQLYRHYNLPTPRSAMPEESAREQEAGTAAGTMSERGRTEQAGMPPTMDTSEDESMMRSEERLRAGTENVETGRVRLRKYVVTEEQQMTVPVTHEEVRIEREPITEADRGTTHDIGEEEQEVTLHREEARVTKENVPVEKVRLGKETVTEEETVAGEVRKEKFDIEEEGGRRGRTGQT; encoded by the coding sequence GTGGCAACGACACTGCGTCCGGAGGAACTCGTTGACAACTCGGTTGTCGATGCGGAGGGTCGCAAGATCGGCAGGGTGGGCACGGTCTACCTGTCGGACGATTCACGGGAGCCGGAATGGGTGACCGTACGGACGGGCCTGTTCGGGCAGAAGGAGAGTTTCGTCCCCTTGCAGGGCGCTCATGTGGAGTCCGACGGCGTGCACGTGGTGGTGTCCAAGGACCAGGTCTCGGACGCTCCGCGCACCGACACCGACAGCGACCTGAGCGGTGAGGAGAGCGCGCAGTTGTACCGCCACTACAACCTGCCGACCCCGAGGTCCGCCATGCCTGAGGAGTCCGCGCGCGAACAGGAGGCTGGCACTGCCGCCGGAACGATGAGTGAGCGGGGCCGCACCGAGCAGGCGGGCATGCCGCCCACGATGGACACGTCCGAGGACGAGTCCATGATGCGGTCGGAGGAGCGGCTGCGGGCAGGCACCGAGAACGTGGAGACGGGCAGGGTTCGCCTCCGCAAGTACGTCGTCACCGAGGAACAGCAGATGACCGTGCCGGTGACGCACGAGGAGGTCAGGATCGAACGCGAGCCCATCACCGAGGCCGACCGGGGCACGACGCACGACATCGGCGAGGAGGAGCAGGAGGTCACCCTCCATCGCGAGGAGGCGCGCGTCACCAAGGAGAACGTCCCCGTCGAGAAGGTTCGCCTCGGCAAGGAGACGGTCACCGAGGAGGAGACCGTCGCGGGCGAGGTCCGCAAGGAGAAGTTCGACATCGAGGAGGAGGGCGGTCGCCGGGGCAGGACAGGACAGACCTGA
- a CDS encoding cupredoxin domain-containing protein, whose translation MIRKLVARLRARRRTAVRGTTVAALVTSLIALWLVPAGAAQGDGDSVPSAQQQVLTWTAGDSVTEYTSAPATAEPGPTTIVFENSTATGNTTGMSHTLTFDTSSPEHNTDVSLNIVASPFDANGGRYEVEVNLTPGTYRYYCAIPGHSAMQGVLVVTEGGGGDDTTPPEVSATVSGDQDADGNYLGSATVAINASDAESGVDSVEYEIDDTGFRPYTAPVTVSEPGDHTVQYRATDAAGNASETGSVTFSVVEGDPGDTDPPKVTAVIEGDKDGEGNVVGTATVVLDAEDQGSGVKTVEYDLDGGGFTSYTAPVDVSAPGDHTVRYRATDHAGNTSEPGSVTFTLVEADEEDTTPPEVTVQLTGSQNAKWAYVDSATVSLSAKDPGSGVRFLRYSLDGGSYTAYGEPVVVNEPGEHTVLFHATDHAGNRSEDGKVTFTVVAADGDACPGSDIRSTVSIGGHDTTVANVDTGDGCTINDVLASHAAHRHGDLAQRAAELAGELEADGVISEAEKRRILRAAEYAAG comes from the coding sequence ATGATCCGGAAGTTGGTGGCCCGCCTGAGGGCGAGACGCCGAACAGCGGTACGCGGCACGACGGTGGCCGCACTCGTCACCTCGTTGATCGCGCTCTGGCTCGTTCCCGCAGGCGCGGCGCAGGGTGACGGGGACTCCGTGCCCTCGGCACAGCAGCAGGTGCTCACCTGGACGGCGGGCGACAGCGTGACCGAGTACACCTCGGCGCCGGCGACAGCGGAGCCGGGGCCCACGACGATCGTGTTCGAGAACAGCACCGCGACCGGCAACACCACCGGCATGTCGCATACGCTGACCTTCGACACGTCGTCGCCCGAGCACAACACGGACGTCAGCCTCAACATCGTCGCCAGCCCGTTCGACGCCAACGGCGGCAGGTACGAGGTGGAGGTCAACCTGACGCCGGGGACCTACCGGTACTACTGCGCGATTCCGGGGCACTCGGCGATGCAGGGTGTGCTCGTGGTGACCGAAGGAGGCGGCGGGGACGACACCACACCTCCGGAGGTGAGCGCGACGGTATCCGGTGATCAAGATGCGGACGGCAACTACCTGGGTTCGGCCACGGTGGCGATCAACGCTAGCGACGCGGAGTCCGGAGTGGACAGCGTGGAGTACGAGATCGACGACACCGGGTTCCGGCCTTACACCGCGCCTGTCACGGTGTCCGAACCGGGCGACCACACCGTGCAGTACAGGGCGACCGACGCGGCGGGCAACGCCTCGGAGACCGGGTCGGTGACGTTCAGCGTGGTGGAAGGCGATCCCGGCGACACGGACCCGCCGAAAGTCACCGCCGTGATCGAGGGTGACAAGGACGGCGAAGGCAACGTCGTGGGCACGGCCACGGTGGTGCTCGACGCGGAAGACCAGGGCTCCGGTGTGAAGACCGTGGAGTACGACCTCGACGGCGGTGGTTTCACGTCCTACACCGCGCCCGTGGATGTCTCGGCACCTGGCGATCACACCGTGCGGTACCGGGCGACCGACCACGCCGGCAACACTTCGGAGCCGGGGTCGGTGACCTTCACCTTGGTCGAGGCCGACGAGGAGGACACCACGCCGCCCGAGGTCACGGTGCAGCTCACCGGGTCGCAGAACGCGAAGTGGGCCTATGTGGACTCGGCAACGGTGTCGTTGTCGGCCAAGGACCCCGGCTCCGGCGTCCGGTTCCTCAGGTACTCCCTCGACGGCGGTTCCTACACTGCCTACGGCGAACCGGTCGTGGTCAACGAACCGGGTGAGCACACGGTGCTCTTCCACGCCACGGACCACGCGGGCAACAGGTCCGAGGACGGGAAGGTGACGTTCACCGTCGTGGCGGCCGACGGTGACGCCTGCCCCGGATCGGACATCCGGTCCACGGTGTCGATCGGCGGGCACGACACCACCGTCGCCAACGTCGATACCGGAGACGGTTGCACGATCAACGACGTGCTGGCGTCGCACGCCGCGCACCGGCACGGTGATCTCGCGCAGCGTGCTGCCGAGCTTGCAGGGGAACTGGAGGCCGACGGTGTGATCTCCGAGGCGGAGAAGCGGCGCATCCTCCGCGCAGCGGAGTACGCCGCCGGGTGA
- a CDS encoding RtcB family protein — MYTTIEGVRSDIRLWTDPATVEEAAMRQLRNVTTLPWIHGLAVMPDVHYGKGATVGSVIALRDAVSPAAVGVDIGCGMSAVRTSLTASGLPDDLGALRRRIEAAVPVGFDLHSKPVDPATVPGLGGWEAFWSAFSSLHPGVHPLLDRARRQIGTLGGGNHFIEVCLEQGGDDDGRVWLMLHSGSRGIGNELAKRHMDIARSLPHNADLPDRDLSVFVAGTPEMDAYRHDLYWAQEYAARNRATMLALVQRALAETVPGVRFEKPISCHHNYVAEEHYDGVDVMVTRKGAIRAGKGDLGIIPGSMGTGSYIVSGLGNEASFRSASHGAGRRMSRTKARKRFSAADLAEQTRGVECRKDAGVVDEIPSAYKDIDAVIAAQTDLVEVVAHLKQVVCVKG; from the coding sequence GTGTACACGACGATCGAGGGAGTCCGGTCGGACATTCGACTGTGGACCGACCCGGCGACGGTGGAGGAGGCCGCGATGCGGCAACTCCGCAACGTGACCACGCTGCCGTGGATCCACGGGCTTGCCGTGATGCCCGACGTTCACTACGGGAAGGGCGCCACGGTCGGCAGCGTCATCGCCCTGCGCGACGCGGTCTCACCCGCGGCCGTGGGAGTGGACATCGGCTGCGGGATGTCGGCGGTGCGCACCTCCCTCACCGCCTCCGGCCTTCCTGACGACCTCGGCGCGCTGCGCCGCCGCATCGAGGCCGCTGTGCCCGTCGGCTTCGACCTGCACTCGAAGCCGGTCGATCCGGCCACGGTGCCCGGCCTCGGCGGGTGGGAGGCGTTCTGGTCGGCGTTCTCGTCGCTGCATCCCGGCGTGCACCCACTGCTCGATCGGGCGCGGCGACAGATCGGCACTCTCGGCGGTGGCAACCACTTCATCGAGGTGTGCCTCGAACAGGGCGGCGACGACGACGGCAGGGTGTGGCTGATGCTCCACTCCGGCTCGCGGGGGATCGGCAACGAACTCGCCAAGCGGCACATGGACATCGCGAGGTCGCTGCCGCACAACGCCGACCTGCCCGACCGCGATCTCTCGGTGTTCGTGGCCGGAACCCCCGAGATGGACGCCTACCGGCACGACCTGTACTGGGCGCAGGAGTACGCGGCCCGCAACAGGGCCACGATGCTGGCGCTCGTGCAGCGCGCGCTGGCCGAGACGGTTCCCGGTGTCCGGTTCGAGAAGCCGATCTCGTGCCACCACAACTACGTCGCCGAGGAACACTACGACGGCGTCGATGTCATGGTGACCCGCAAGGGCGCGATCAGGGCGGGCAAGGGAGATCTCGGCATCATCCCCGGCAGCATGGGCACCGGGTCCTACATCGTGTCCGGACTCGGCAACGAGGCGTCCTTCCGCTCTGCCTCCCACGGTGCGGGACGAAGGATGAGCCGGACGAAGGCGCGCAAGCGGTTCAGCGCCGCCGACCTCGCCGAGCAGACGAGGGGAGTCGAGTGCCGCAAGGACGCCGGAGTCGTTGACGAGATCCCTTCGGCGTACAAAGACATCGACGCGGTGATCGCGGCACAGACCGATCTGGTCGAGGTGGTCGCCCACCTCAAGCAGGTGGTGTGTGTGAAGGGGTGA